Genomic window (Pseudomonas hydrolytica):
CGGCGGCTCGGCGAACAGGGCGTCGATCCATTCGCGCTCGGGTACCTGGTCCGGGCAGATCGCCAGGGCGGTGAGGTAGCCGTGGGCGGCCACGTAGTCCAATGCCTCTTCGTGCAGCTCGTCGGCATCGAGGAAGGCTTGCAGGCGTGACAATTGCTCGGCGAAGGACATCGTGGGGCTACCTTGAAGGAGTAAACGAGGCTGGATTCTAGTCCACAGGCGCCCCAGCGGCCATAGCGGCAGGGCCGGGCGGCGTTAAAACTGCGGCTTCGGACGGGCAGGTGCCTGTTGAGCGCCATCGTGCGGCATAATGCGCGGCTCGATTCGGAGGCCTTCATGCTCGACCACGCCCTGCGCATTCTCAAAGACGTTTTCGGCTATGACGCCTTTCGCGGCAACCAGGCCGCGATCATCGAGCGCGTGGCCGCGGGCGGCGATGCCCTGGTACTGATGCCCACCGGTGGTGGCAAGTCGCTGTGCTATCAGGTCCCGGCGTTGATGCGTGAGGGGCTGGCGGTGGTGGTTTCACCCCTGATCGCGCTGATGGACGATCAGGTGGCGACGCTCGAGGAACTGGGTGTGGCGGCGGTGGCGCTGAATTCCACCCTGAGCGCGGATGAGCAGCGCGAGATCGCCGAGCGCATTCGCCGTGGGCAGATCAAGATGCTCTACCTGGCCCCCGAGCGCCTGGTGCAGCCGCGCATGCTGAGTTTCCTGCAGGGCCTGGATATCGCCCTGTTCGCCATCGACGAGGCGCACTGCGTGTCGCAGTGGGGGCACGATTTCCGCCCCGAGTATCTGCAGCTCGGTCAGCTCGCCGAGCTGTTCCCACAGGTGCCGCGCCTTGCCCTGACCGCCACGGCGGACAAGCGCACCCGCGAGGAGATCGTCCAGCGCCTGCACCTGGACAACGCCGAGCGCTTCCTGTCGAGCTTCGACCGGCCCAACATCTTCTACCGCATCCAGCCCAAGGATCAGCCGCGCAAGCAGCTGCTCGGCTTTCTCGCGGCGCGCAAGGGCGATGCGGGCATCGTCTACTGCCTGTCGCGCAAGAAGGTCGAGGAGGTCGCCGACTTTCTCAGCAGCCAGGGCTTCCCGGCGCTGCCGTATCACGCCGGCCTGCCCAACGAGCTGCGCGCCTATCACCAGAAGCGCTTTCTCAACGAGGAAGGGCTGATCATGGTGGCGACCATCGCCTTCGGCATGGGCATCGACAAGCCCAACGTGCGCTTCGTCTGCCACCTGGATCTGCCCAAGTCGCTGGAGGCCTACTACCAGGAAACCGGCCGCGCCGGGCGTGACGGTTTGCCCGCCGATGCCTGGATGGCGTACGGCCTGCAGGACGTGATCTTCCTCAAGCAGATGCTGGCCAACTCCGAGGGCGACGAGCGCCACAAACGCATCGAACAGCACAAGCTCGACGCCATGCTCGCCCTGTGCGAGGAAACCCGCTGCCGTCGCCAGGCGCTGCTGGCCTATTTCGACGAGGAACTGCCGCAGCCCTGCGGGCATTGCGACAACTGCATTGATGGCGTCGAGACCTGGGACGCCACCGAGCCGGCGCGTCAGGCGCTGTCGGCTATCTACCGCAGCGGCCAGCGCTATGGCGTCGGCCATCTGGTGGACATCCTGCTCGGTCGTGACAATGAGAAGATCCGCGCCGCCGGGCACCAGCACCTGGCCGTGTTCGGCATCGGCAAGGGATTTTCCGAGGTCGAGTGGCGCACCCTGTTCCGCCAGCTGGTCGCTCGCGGCCTGGCCGACGTCGACCTGGACGGCTTCGGCGGCCTGCGCCTGAGCGAGACCTGCCGGCCGCTGCTGCGCGGCGAGGTCGGTCTGCAGCTGCGCCGCGAACCCAAGCCCGCGCAGGCAGCCAAGGCCTCCAGCAGCGCCGCCAGTCAGCTGGTGCGCGGCCACGAGCGGGACATGTGGGAAGCGCTGCGCAGCCTGCGGCGCAAGCTGGCCGAGGAGCACAGCGTGCCGCCTTACGTGATCTTCCCCGATGCCACGCTGCTGGAAATGCTGCGCAGCCAGCCCGGTTCGCTGAGCGAGATGGCCGAGGTCAGCGGCGTGGGCGCGCGCAAGCTGGAGCGTTACGGCCAGGCCTTCCTGGAAGTGCTCAATGGGGGCGGCGCGGACGAGGCGCCGGCTCCGGTGGCCGATCTGCGTCACGAACTGGTCAGCCTGGCACGCGCCGGCATGACCCCGGCGCAGATCGCCGGTCAGCTGAACTGCTCCGAAAAGAACGTCTACAGCCTGCTGGCCGAGGCGATTTCCGCGCAGCAGCTGAGCCTGGAACAGGCGCTGGACCTACCGG
Coding sequences:
- the recQ gene encoding DNA helicase RecQ encodes the protein MLDHALRILKDVFGYDAFRGNQAAIIERVAAGGDALVLMPTGGGKSLCYQVPALMREGLAVVVSPLIALMDDQVATLEELGVAAVALNSTLSADEQREIAERIRRGQIKMLYLAPERLVQPRMLSFLQGLDIALFAIDEAHCVSQWGHDFRPEYLQLGQLAELFPQVPRLALTATADKRTREEIVQRLHLDNAERFLSSFDRPNIFYRIQPKDQPRKQLLGFLAARKGDAGIVYCLSRKKVEEVADFLSSQGFPALPYHAGLPNELRAYHQKRFLNEEGLIMVATIAFGMGIDKPNVRFVCHLDLPKSLEAYYQETGRAGRDGLPADAWMAYGLQDVIFLKQMLANSEGDERHKRIEQHKLDAMLALCEETRCRRQALLAYFDEELPQPCGHCDNCIDGVETWDATEPARQALSAIYRSGQRYGVGHLVDILLGRDNEKIRAAGHQHLAVFGIGKGFSEVEWRTLFRQLVARGLADVDLDGFGGLRLSETCRPLLRGEVGLQLRREPKPAQAAKASSSAASQLVRGHERDMWEALRSLRRKLAEEHSVPPYVIFPDATLLEMLRSQPGSLSEMAEVSGVGARKLERYGQAFLEVLNGGGADEAPAPVADLRHELVSLARAGMTPAQIAGQLNCSEKNVYSLLAEAISAQQLSLEQALDLPEDLLGEIQESFLDGEGELPAVGEIAPLFAGRVDEAVLYCVRAALQAEFEL